One part of the Dermacentor silvarum isolate Dsil-2018 chromosome 6, BIME_Dsil_1.4, whole genome shotgun sequence genome encodes these proteins:
- the LOC125946345 gene encoding LOW QUALITY PROTEIN: adenylate cyclase, terminal-differentiation specific-like (The sequence of the model RefSeq protein was modified relative to this genomic sequence to represent the inferred CDS: inserted 1 base in 1 codon) — protein sequence MLTNVIFDLGGTSRVWFRTHEDNLTSWNTFKKQLRDLFGHKFRGHLATKKQLAQQQQQQQQQQQQQQQQQQQQQQQQQQQQQQQQQQQQQHQQQQQQQQQQQQQQQQQQQQQQQQQQQQQQQQQQQQQQQQQQQQQQQQQQQQQPAAAAAAAAAAAAAAAAAAAAAAAAAAAAAAAAAAAAAAASSSSSSSSSSSSSTAAAAAAAAAAAAASSSAAAAAAAAAAAAAAAAAASSSSSSXQQAAAAAAAAAAAAAAAQQQQQQQQQQQQQQQQQQQQQQQQQQQQQQQQQQQQQQQQQQQQQQQQQQQQQQQQQQQQQQQQQQQQQQQQQQQQQQQQQQQQQQQQQQQQQQQQQQQQQQQQQQQQQQQQQQQQQQQQQQQQQQQQQQQQQQQQQQQQQQQQQQQQQQQQQQQQQQQQQQQQQQQQQQQQQQQQQQQQQQQQQQQQQPAAAEAA from the exons ATgctgaccaacgtcatatttgaCCTCGGCGGAACCTCTCGCGTCTGGTTTCGGACCCACGAGGACAATCTCACCAGCTGGAACACGTTCAAGAAAcagctccgcgaccttttcggcCACAAGTTTAGAGGACACCTTGCCACCAAGAAACAACTGGCG cagcagcagcagcagcagcagcagcagcagcagcagcagcagcagcagcagcagcagcagcagcagcagcagcagcagcagcagcagcagcagcagcagcagcagcagcagcatcagcagcagcagcagcagcagcagcagcagcagcagcagcagcagcagcagcagcagcagcagcagcagcagcagcagcagcagcagcagcagcagcagcagcagcagcagcagcagcagcagcagcagcagcagcagcagcagcagcagcagcagcagccagcagcagcagcagcagcagcagcagcagcagcagcagcagcagcagcagcagcagcagcagcagca gcagcagcagcagcagcagcagcagcagcagcagcagcagcagcagcagcaagcagcagcagcagcagcagcagcagcagcagcagcagcacagcagcagcagcagcagcagcagcagcagcagcagcagcaagcagcagcgcagcagcagcagcagcagcagcagcagcagcagcagcagcagcagcagcagcaagcagcagcagcagca agcagcaagcagcagcagcagccgcagcagcagcagcagcagcagcagcagcgcagcagcagcagcagcagcagcagcagcagcagcagcagcagcagcagcagcagcagcagcagcagcagcagcagcagcagcagcagcagcagcagcagcagcagcagcagcagcagcagcagcagcagcagcagcagcagcagcagcagcagcagcagcagcagcagcagcagcagcagcagcagcagcagcagcagcagcagcagcagcagcagcagcagcagcagcagcagcagcagcagcagcagcagcagcagcagcagcagcagcagcagcagcagcagcagcagcagcagcagcagcagcagcagcagcagcagcagcagcagcagcagcagcagcagcagcagcagcagcagcagcagcagcagcagcagcagcagcagcagcagcagcagcagcagcagcagcagcagcagcagcagcagcagcagcagcagcagcagcagcagcagcagcagcagcagcagcagcagcagcagcagcagcagcagcagcagcagcagcagcagcagcagcagcagcagcagcagcagcagcagcagcagcagcagcagcagcagcagccagcagcagcagaagcagca